The Desulfobacterales bacterium genome includes the window AATTGGCGGCTGAAAAAGCGGTCAGCCGGCAGGATTACGACGATGCCGTTGCTGTGCTGAAACAGGCTGAAGCTGATGTGCAGTATTGGAAAGCGTCGGTGGAAACGGCGCGCATCAATCTGGGATATACCCATATCACGGCCCCCATTTCCGGTTGCATCGGCAGATCCAATGTGACCGAAGGCGCCGTCGTGACGGCTTATCAGGCCTTGGCGCTGGCAACTATTCAACAGTTGGACCCCATCTATGTGGATGTGCCTCAATCCACCACCGACCTCTTCAAATTGAAAAAGCGGATGAAAAGCGGTCAATGGGAGAGGACGTCTGAAACCCGGAGGAATGTTCAACTTACCATGAAAGACGATACGACTTATCCTGTCAAAGGGACCCTCCAATTCCAGGAGGTGACGGTGGATCAAACGACCGGTTCCGTTATTTTGCGGGCGGTGTTTCCAAATCCGGATAGTTTTTTGTTGCCGGGCATGTATGTCCGGGCCGTGTTTCCGGAAGGAATCTATAATCAAGCCCTGCTTATTCCTCAACAGGCGGTAT containing:
- a CDS encoding efflux RND transporter periplasmic adaptor subunit, encoding MQLCKNGYEPLKWIVALAALTSFMGLTGCKSDNKLEAAELASQAPVPQVAVVTMQPQQITLTRELPGRTSAYRIAEIRPQVQGIIQKRLFTEGSDVKAGDVLYQIDPAMYQATLDNAGAALCKAEANLPAVRSRADRYRELAAEKAVSRQDYDDAVAVLKQAEADVQYWKASVETARINLGYTHITAPISGCIGRSNVTEGAVVTAYQALALATIQQLDPIYVDVPQSTTDLFKLKKRMKSGQWERTSETRRNVQLTMKDDTTYPVKGTLQFQEVTVDQTTGSVILRAVFPNPDSFLLPGMYVRAVFPEGIYNQALLIPQQAV